TCAATACCGACGGCGGCATCATGCTGCGAATCGGCTTGTGAGCCAGGGCTTCCCGCCGCAATGGTGACGGTGGCCAGGTTGGCCCGGCGCACACAGTAGGCGAACATCGCGGCGACCAGGGCGATCCGCAACGGCTGAATGATCAGCTGCGAGGCCAGGCTCATAGTGCCGCCGAACGCCGACCAGAACTCCGGGCCGTGCGGGCCGAGAACCTTTGCCATCCCTCGGTACAGGTAGCCCTCGGTCAACTGAGTGCGGTAGAAGCTGCCCCGCATGTCCAACCACGCCAACACCAGATACGCCAGCACGTAAGCAGACAGGCCCACTACACCGCCGTGCAGGATCAGCCGGGCCGCATCGACGATCGGGCCGAACCGTCCGGTCTTGGACTTTGCATACTCGGTGGCTCGCGTCCGCAGCTGTTCGGGGGTCTGTCGCCAGCGCTCGGTGACCCCCACCGCCGTCTCCCCCGGCGCGCCGGCTCGCCGCAGGACGGTCGGCCAGTCGATCTGGGCGGACACCCCGTAGACGATTCCGGCCGCGGCCAGCCACATCAGCGGTACGGCCGCACCCCCGAAGGCCGTCCGCACCAGCCACGTGAACCCCTGCCACGCCGTCTGCAGCGGTTGGACGTGCGAGAAAGCGTCGGCACGAACCGTGTTGAACCACACCACAAGCCGACGGTGGCTGATCCAATCGCCGGGTTTGATCAACACGGTGATGCCCGCCGCCAGGGAGAAGGTCAGCACCAGAAACACCCACAGCGCGTCGATGTAGACCCGAAGCGCAATCAGCGCTGTCGGTAATCGACTACTGAAGTGCCCCAACACATAGCGGGCCGCCAGGGCAGCACCGACGACCACCCAGGTGGTTCGGGAGATCGGCAGCATCTCGGTGTTGATCCCGCTCATCGCGTCGGCTACCCGGTAATTGAGTACCAGACGTTGGTAGGCCAGCCAGTCTTCCTTGAACATCTGCCAAGCCAGATAGATAGCGAAGAACGGCACGATCACGGTGGTGAACAGGTCGATGCTGCGCAGCGACCGGCGCGGCAGCGCGGCCACCTCGGGGAGCCCGCGGCGCAGCACCAGGAACATCGCCACGTAGGAACCCAGCTGCGCCAGGCCGGCGCCGGGCATGATCAGTGCCGCCCACAACGGATTGCTGTGCCCGGCCCAGGCGGCCGCGGCGATCACGACCCGGCGGACCACCAGTCCGGCGAGGTAACACGCTGCCAGCTGCGGCCAGTACCGCCACCACAGGGCGAATGGCGTCAGTAAGTTCCGCAGCACCGGCATCGTTGTCACACCACCAGATTCACCAATCGGCCGGGCACCACGATCACCTTCTTCGGGGTGGCACCGGACAGGAATGCCTGCACCTTCTCGTCGGCCAGGGCAGCGGCCTTGATCGCGTCGCCATCGGCATCGGTGGGCACCGTGACCAGTCCGCGCTTCTTGCCGTTGACCTGTACCGGGTAGTCGACGGTGTCGGTCACCAGGTAGGCCGGGTCAGCCACTGGGAACGGTCCGTGCGCCAGCGAGTCATCGTGGCCGAGTCGCCGCCAGAGCTCCTCGGCCAGGTGCGGGGCCAGCGGTGCGAGCAGCAGGGCCAATGGCTCGACGGCCGAGCGTGGTACCCCGTCGCGATGCTGTTTGGTCAGGTGGTTGGTGTACTCGATCAGCTTGGCAGCCGCGGTGTTGTTGCGCAGTGCCGCATAGTCTTCCGACACACCCACGATGGTGCGGTGCAGCAGTCGCAGTGTCTCGGTGTCCGGTTCGCCATCGAGCGTCCGGGTCTCGCCAGTCTCCTCGTCAACAACCAGCCGCCACACCCGCTGCAGGAAGCGATGTGCGCCGACGACGTCCTTGGTGGCCCACGGCCGCGACATATCCAGCGGGCCCATCGACATCTCGTAGACCCGCAGGGTGTCGGCTCCGTAGCTGTCGCAGATCTCGTCGGGAGATACCGAATTCTTCAGGCTCTTACCCATTTTTCCGTACTCGGCGAAGACTTCCGTGTCGCCGTCGGCGCCCGGGAGATAGAACTTTCCGTCGCGTTCCACGACATCGGCGGCCGGCACGTAAGACCCTCGGGAGTCGGTGTAGGCGGCAGCCTGGATGTAGCCCTGGTTGACCAACCGGCGGTAGGGTTCGCGCGAGCTGACGTGCCCGAGGTCGTAGAGCACCTTGTGCCAGAAGCGGCAGTACAGCAGGTGCAACACCGCGTGCTCGGCGCCGCCCACGTAGAGGTCGACACCGCCCGGGTCGTTGGGTCCGTGCTCGGTGGGCCGCGGCCCCATCCAGTAGGCCTCGTTCTCCGGCGCGCAGAAGCGTTCGGTGTTGTGCGGGTCGGTGTAACGCAACTCGTACCAAGAACTTCCGGCCCACTGCGGCATGACATTGGTGTCACGGGTGTAGGGCTGCAGTCCGTCGCCGAGGTCCAGCTCGACATGCACCCAGTCGGTCGCCTTGGCCAGCGGGGGTGAGGGTTCGCTGGACGCATCGTCCGGGTCGAACAGCACCGGTGAGTAGTCGGCGACGTCGGGCAGCTCGACCGGCAGTGCCGCCGCGTCCAGCGAGTGTGCGCGACCGTCGGCATCGAAGACGATCGGGAACGGCTCGCCCCAGTACCGCTGCCGGGCGAATAGCCAGTCTCGCAACTTGTATTCGATGCGCGCCCAGCCCCGGCCCTGAGCCTCCAGCTGTTGCGTCATCGCCTTCTTGGCGTCACCCACGGCCATGCCGTCCAGCGGACCGGAATTGACCAGAGTGCCGTCCCCGGCGTAAGCGGATTCTGAGATGTCCCCGCCGGCAATGACTTCGACCACCGGAAGGCCGAATTCGGCCGCGAACTCCCAGTCTCGCTGGTCGTGCCCGGGGACCGCCATAATGGCGCCGGTGCCGTAGCCGGCCAGCACGTAGTCGGCGATGAAGATCGGCACCTGCTGCCCGTTGGCGGGATTGGTGGCGTAACTGCCCAGGAACACACCGGTTTTGGTCTTGTTCTCCTGGCGCTCCAGGTCCGACTTCGCCGCGATCGCCTTGCGATAGTCCGCGACGGCGGCGGTCGGGGTGACTGCTCCGAAAGTCCAGCGTTGATCGACACCGTCCGGCCACACGTCGACGGTCAGCCGGTCGACCAGCTCGTGCTCGGGGGCGAGCACCAGGTAGGTGGCACCGAAAAGCGTGTCCGGGCGTGTGGTGAACACCTCGATGTCCACCGCTGCACCGTCGGTGGTGGCCGCGCCGAACAATGCCGCCGCACCGGTGGAGCGTCCGATCCAGTTGCGCTGCATGGTCTTGACCTTCTCCGGCCAGTCCAGCAGTTCGAGACCATCGAGCAGTCGGTCGGAGTACGCGGTGATCCGCATCATCCACTGCCGCAACCGCTTCCGGAACACCGGGAAATTGCCGCGGTCGCTTCGCCCATCAGCGGTGACCTCTTCGTTGGCCAACACGGTGCCCAGCCCCGGACACCAGTTGACCATCGAGTCCGTGCGGTAGACCAGTCGGTGGCCGTCGATGACGTCAGCGCGCTCACCGGCCGACAGCTGCACCCAGTCCCGGCCGTCGTCAAGAGTGCGCGCTCCAGAGTCGAATTCGGCGATCAGCTCGGAGATCGGACGCGCCTTGTTCGCACTCGCGTCGAACCAGGCGTTGTAGATCTGCAGGAAGATCCATTGCGTCCACTTGTAGAAGTCGACGTCGGTGGTAGAGAAGCTGCGCCGATTGTCGTGACCTAGGCCGAGGCGCCGTAGTTGCCGGCGGAAGTTCTCGACGTTGGCCTCGGTACGGATGCGCGGGTGGGTGCCGGTCTGCACGGCATACTGCTCGGCCGGCAGGCCGAAGGCGTCGAAGCCCAGGGCGTGCAGCACGTTGTGGCCGGTCATCCGGAAGTAGCGGGCGTAGACGTCGGTGGCGATATAGCCGAGCGGGTGCCCGACATGCAGGCCGTCCCCGGACGGGTAGGGGAACATGTCCTGCACGAACATCTTGCCGGCGGGAACGGTCGAACCGTCGGTCGGTGCGAGCGAACCGACCGGGTTGGCGACGTTGAAGGTGCCCGCCTGCTCCCAGTGGTGCTGCCAGGTGTCTTCGATTCGCCCGGCCAGCGTCGCGTTGTAGCGGTGCCGGGGTGCCTGGTCGGTGGGGTCGCTGGATCCCTGGGTGGTCGGGGCTTCGTTCACCTCAACAGGGTAAACGGCGGCCCTTTTCGGTCTGATCGCCACAGCTTGGTATCAGTTGGATTGCGACCCGGTGAGGGGTTCGTTCCAGGTCGGTTGCAGCCCTGGTGACGCAGTCGGCGCGTGGCTACCGTCAATTCACGGCCAGGGCATCACTACCCGGCCCGCCCCGGAAGGACCCTGGAGATGACGAACACCGCGCACCGTTGGCGACTCCTTTTCGGCAGCGCCGCCGTCATGGCGGCGGGCTTGGCCGGTATCCCCGTCGTGGCGGCCGAGCCGCTGGTCCCGGCACAGCCGAACCCCTACGGCCCCGCCGCCCAAGCGGCAGCGGCGCCGGTAACCGGGCCGCTTGCGGCGGCGCCGCGCCCAGGGGCTCCGGCGCCCGTGATCCTGCCGCCGGCGGGCGTACCTAGTGCCCCGGCTGCGGTAGCGCCGCCGAGCGGTCTCGTGCCGGCGACCTCGGGCACCCTGCGCGACTACTTCGCGGCCAAGAAGGTGCAGTTGCAACCGCAACAACCCGCCGGGTTCAACGCGTTCAACATCACCTTGCCGATGCCGGCAGGGTGGTCCCACGTGCCCGACCCCAACGTCCC
The window above is part of the Mycolicibacter sp. MU0102 genome. Proteins encoded here:
- the leuS gene encoding leucine--tRNA ligase, which translates into the protein MNEAPTTQGSSDPTDQAPRHRYNATLAGRIEDTWQHHWEQAGTFNVANPVGSLAPTDGSTVPAGKMFVQDMFPYPSGDGLHVGHPLGYIATDVYARYFRMTGHNVLHALGFDAFGLPAEQYAVQTGTHPRIRTEANVENFRRQLRRLGLGHDNRRSFSTTDVDFYKWTQWIFLQIYNAWFDASANKARPISELIAEFDSGARTLDDGRDWVQLSAGERADVIDGHRLVYRTDSMVNWCPGLGTVLANEEVTADGRSDRGNFPVFRKRLRQWMMRITAYSDRLLDGLELLDWPEKVKTMQRNWIGRSTGAAALFGAATTDGAAVDIEVFTTRPDTLFGATYLVLAPEHELVDRLTVDVWPDGVDQRWTFGAVTPTAAVADYRKAIAAKSDLERQENKTKTGVFLGSYATNPANGQQVPIFIADYVLAGYGTGAIMAVPGHDQRDWEFAAEFGLPVVEVIAGGDISESAYAGDGTLVNSGPLDGMAVGDAKKAMTQQLEAQGRGWARIEYKLRDWLFARQRYWGEPFPIVFDADGRAHSLDAAALPVELPDVADYSPVLFDPDDASSEPSPPLAKATDWVHVELDLGDGLQPYTRDTNVMPQWAGSSWYELRYTDPHNTERFCAPENEAYWMGPRPTEHGPNDPGGVDLYVGGAEHAVLHLLYCRFWHKVLYDLGHVSSREPYRRLVNQGYIQAAAYTDSRGSYVPAADVVERDGKFYLPGADGDTEVFAEYGKMGKSLKNSVSPDEICDSYGADTLRVYEMSMGPLDMSRPWATKDVVGAHRFLQRVWRLVVDEETGETRTLDGEPDTETLRLLHRTIVGVSEDYAALRNNTAAAKLIEYTNHLTKQHRDGVPRSAVEPLALLLAPLAPHLAEELWRRLGHDDSLAHGPFPVADPAYLVTDTVDYPVQVNGKKRGLVTVPTDADGDAIKAAALADEKVQAFLSGATPKKVIVVPGRLVNLVV